One Streptomyces sp. P9-A2 DNA window includes the following coding sequences:
- a CDS encoding cation-translocating P-type ATPase: MLPSDDSAAPPPWHALPAADATGRLDVDPGAGLSSDEAARRLAEHGPNQLDEAPREPRWRAFLRQFQDLLIIILLVAAVVSLVVSQEWETPIAIAVVVLLNATIGFVQESRAEAALDALREMTVTHATVRRDGRLRELAASELVPGDVVTLAPGDRVPADGRLLTSASLEVQESVLTGEAQAVSKDADAEVAVDAPLADRVTAVFMNTAVTRGRGEVTVTATGMSTETGRIADMLHSAKPGPTPLQRQIDTLSRTLALIAGLVIALVFVLGLVRGQDFDDLFISAVSLAVAAIPEGLPAVVAFTLAMGTGRMAKKGAIVKKLASVETLGSTTQICTDKTGTLTLNQMTAREMLLAGRRLTLSGEGYSSEGRIRTTDGQPLPQILDHALTAAALCTDAVIRDGEVVGDPTEGALVVLAEKGGIDVTGLRQERPRRLEIPFDSDYKFMATFHDWTDDSGRAVIRCFVKGAPDVLADRADRLAGDEGTVPFDDAARRRFEEGNASLAEQGMRVMALGTEDFPADGFEVPEDPKDLLDRIVLTAMVGIVDPPRPEARTAIAECIDAGIRVRMITGDHAVTAGAIARELGIPGAAVTGTELDRIDDDTALADRLDEVGVVARVSPEHKIRIVRALQDRGDVVAMTGDGVNDAPALRKADIGVAMGVTGTEVTKEAGTMVLTDDNFATIVSAVREGRGIYGNIVKFTRFQVSTALGFVATFLIASLTGLAGGAPFTALQILFVNLVMDGPPAMSLGVDPVDPDAMKRPPRAAGEHILSRQRLTRILLASAVMAAGTLAVLVWAPGPEAELGEATVAGTMAFVTFVFFQVFNLLNVRHDTRSVFSRETLQNTSAFVATAAVIALLVVIVETDALHGFFTTIDLTPGQWLVCAAVGSTILWTGEVLKTVLRARARRTRVTGSQPRSRQAV, from the coding sequence ATGTTGCCTTCCGATGATTCCGCCGCACCACCGCCCTGGCATGCGCTGCCCGCAGCTGACGCGACGGGCCGGCTCGACGTCGACCCCGGTGCGGGGCTTTCGTCGGACGAAGCCGCCCGGCGGCTGGCGGAGCACGGGCCGAACCAGTTGGACGAGGCTCCGCGTGAGCCCCGGTGGCGGGCCTTCCTCCGGCAGTTCCAGGATCTGCTGATCATCATTCTGTTGGTGGCCGCAGTGGTCAGCCTGGTGGTGTCCCAGGAGTGGGAGACCCCGATCGCGATCGCGGTGGTGGTGCTGCTCAACGCGACGATCGGGTTTGTGCAGGAGTCCCGCGCCGAGGCGGCACTGGACGCCCTGCGGGAGATGACGGTCACTCATGCCACGGTCCGCCGCGACGGCCGCCTGAGGGAACTGGCCGCCAGTGAACTGGTCCCCGGGGACGTGGTCACCCTGGCACCGGGCGACCGGGTGCCCGCGGACGGACGGCTGCTGACGTCGGCTTCCCTGGAGGTGCAGGAGTCCGTCCTGACCGGTGAGGCACAGGCCGTCTCCAAGGACGCGGATGCCGAGGTCGCGGTGGACGCCCCGCTGGCCGACCGGGTGACGGCGGTGTTCATGAACACCGCCGTCACGCGCGGCCGTGGCGAGGTCACGGTCACCGCCACCGGTATGAGCACCGAGACCGGCCGCATCGCCGACATGCTGCACTCGGCCAAGCCCGGGCCGACGCCGCTGCAGCGTCAGATCGACACGCTCAGCCGTACTCTCGCCCTGATCGCCGGGCTGGTCATCGCCCTGGTGTTCGTCCTGGGCCTGGTGCGCGGGCAGGACTTCGACGACCTGTTCATCAGTGCCGTGTCACTGGCGGTGGCGGCCATCCCCGAGGGTCTGCCCGCGGTGGTCGCGTTCACCCTCGCGATGGGCACGGGCCGGATGGCCAAGAAGGGGGCGATCGTCAAGAAGCTGGCGTCGGTCGAGACTCTCGGCAGCACCACCCAGATCTGCACGGACAAGACCGGCACGCTGACGCTGAACCAGATGACGGCGCGGGAGATGCTGCTGGCCGGCCGCCGGCTCACGCTCTCCGGCGAGGGCTACTCCTCCGAGGGGCGGATCCGCACCACCGACGGACAGCCTCTGCCGCAGATCCTGGACCACGCGCTGACCGCTGCGGCCCTGTGCACCGATGCCGTGATCCGCGACGGTGAGGTCGTGGGTGACCCGACCGAGGGCGCCCTGGTCGTCCTGGCCGAGAAGGGCGGCATCGATGTGACCGGGCTGCGGCAGGAACGGCCGCGGCGGCTGGAGATCCCCTTCGACTCCGACTACAAGTTCATGGCCACCTTCCACGACTGGACGGACGACTCCGGGCGCGCGGTGATCCGGTGCTTCGTCAAGGGCGCCCCCGACGTCCTCGCGGACCGCGCGGACCGCCTCGCCGGCGATGAGGGAACCGTGCCGTTCGACGACGCGGCCCGCCGTCGCTTCGAGGAGGGCAACGCCTCGCTGGCCGAGCAGGGCATGCGGGTGATGGCGCTGGGCACGGAGGACTTCCCCGCCGACGGCTTCGAAGTTCCCGAGGACCCCAAGGATCTCCTCGACCGGATCGTGCTGACGGCCATGGTGGGCATCGTCGATCCGCCCCGTCCGGAGGCGCGCACGGCGATCGCCGAGTGCATCGACGCCGGAATCCGGGTCCGCATGATCACCGGTGACCACGCGGTGACCGCCGGCGCCATCGCCCGTGAGCTCGGTATCCCCGGAGCCGCCGTGACGGGCACCGAGCTGGACCGTATCGACGACGACACCGCCCTGGCCGACCGGCTGGACGAGGTGGGCGTCGTCGCCCGCGTGTCCCCCGAGCACAAGATCCGTATCGTCCGGGCGCTGCAGGACCGCGGGGATGTCGTCGCGATGACCGGTGACGGTGTCAACGACGCCCCCGCGCTGCGCAAGGCCGACATCGGGGTGGCGATGGGTGTCACCGGGACGGAGGTCACCAAGGAGGCCGGCACGATGGTGCTGACCGACGACAACTTCGCCACCATCGTGTCCGCGGTCCGTGAAGGCCGTGGCATCTACGGCAACATCGTGAAGTTCACCCGGTTCCAGGTCTCCACCGCCCTGGGTTTCGTGGCCACCTTCCTCATCGCCTCACTGACCGGTCTGGCCGGCGGGGCGCCGTTCACCGCTCTGCAGATCCTGTTCGTCAACCTGGTCATGGACGGCCCGCCGGCCATGTCCCTGGGCGTCGACCCGGTCGACCCGGACGCGATGAAGCGCCCGCCGCGTGCCGCCGGCGAACACATCCTCAGCAGGCAGCGTCTCACCCGGATCCTGCTGGCGAGCGCGGTGATGGCGGCAGGCACGCTGGCGGTGCTGGTCTGGGCTCCGGGCCCGGAGGCGGAACTGGGAGAGGCGACCGTCGCGGGCACGATGGCCTTCGTCACCTTCGTGTTCTTCCAGGTCTTCAACCTGCTCAACGTGCGGCACGACACCCGCAGCGTGTTCAGCCGTGAAACGCTGCAGAACACCTCCGCGTTCGTCGCCACGGCGGCCGTGATCGCCCTGCTCGTCGTCATCGTCGAGACCGACGCGCTGCACGGCTTCTTCACCACCATCGACCTCACCCCCGGTCAGTGGCTGGTGTGCGCTGCCGTCGGCTCGACGATCCTGTGGACCGGCGAGGTGCTCAAGACCGTGCTGCGCGCCCGTGCCCGCCGCACACGCGTCACCGGCTCGCAGCCGAGGTCCCGGCAGGCGGTATGA
- a CDS encoding erythromycin esterase family protein, with amino-acid sequence MTRRRAVIIPSVLLSLGAVAVATPAVGEEVTKTGASVSVPQATGPGQRGETVVQAIERSAHTLRSVEPEGGLRDLDALGRMVEGADVVGLGEATHGSRDFFRMKHRLFRYLVEEKGFRAISLELPWSSGVRINDYVVNGEGSLEDIAREEFRGSYRAWHNQDYLDLIEWMRDHNRRHPHDPVYFTGNDMGYAGPELYERVTDHVTRRHPRLRERVAGLYRGLPPTTDAGTYSQEYLELPLSERKERAERSGKVLELLRKQPPGRGADEQDHLWAVQHARAIHQMAEGYAFDITDDAQIAKMMKFRDGVMAENVAWWRRHTGDRILVSAHNTHVSYDSFDVRYPKTQGAFLRDAFGKRYVSIGFSFYKGAFKAFGTDDNMMRTYRVGAARPGSNEHTLDRARPRDYILDIRTAPRSVRDWLDQPRVTYSIGAGWPDPVEYKIALGEAHDILIHLNEVEATTYLGTP; translated from the coding sequence ATGACACGACGCCGCGCAGTAATCATTCCCTCGGTCCTTCTCTCCCTCGGTGCCGTCGCCGTGGCCACCCCGGCCGTCGGGGAGGAGGTGACAAAGACAGGGGCTTCGGTTTCGGTGCCGCAGGCCACCGGGCCCGGGCAGCGCGGAGAGACGGTGGTCCAGGCCATCGAGCGCAGCGCGCACACGCTCCGCAGCGTCGAGCCCGAAGGCGGCCTGCGGGACCTCGACGCGCTGGGCCGCATGGTCGAGGGGGCCGACGTGGTGGGTCTGGGCGAGGCCACCCATGGGTCGCGGGACTTCTTCCGCATGAAACACCGGCTTTTCCGTTACCTGGTCGAGGAGAAGGGCTTCCGGGCCATCTCTCTCGAGCTGCCCTGGAGCAGTGGTGTGCGGATCAACGACTATGTGGTGAACGGCGAGGGCAGCCTGGAAGACATCGCGCGTGAGGAGTTCCGGGGTTCGTACCGCGCCTGGCACAACCAGGACTACCTCGATCTCATCGAGTGGATGCGCGACCACAACCGCCGGCACCCGCACGACCCCGTGTATTTCACCGGCAACGACATGGGCTACGCCGGGCCGGAGCTGTACGAGCGGGTGACCGACCATGTGACCCGCCGTCACCCGCGGCTGCGGGAACGCGTCGCCGGGCTCTACCGCGGACTGCCGCCGACCACCGACGCCGGCACCTACAGCCAGGAGTACCTCGAACTGCCGCTGTCCGAGCGCAAGGAGCGGGCGGAGCGGAGCGGCAAGGTCCTCGAACTGCTGCGGAAGCAGCCTCCGGGCCGTGGTGCCGACGAACAGGACCACCTGTGGGCCGTGCAGCACGCCAGGGCCATCCATCAGATGGCCGAGGGCTACGCCTTCGACATCACCGACGACGCCCAGATCGCAAAGATGATGAAATTCCGTGACGGGGTGATGGCCGAGAACGTGGCCTGGTGGCGCCGGCACACCGGCGACCGGATCCTGGTGTCGGCGCACAACACGCATGTGTCGTACGACTCGTTCGACGTGCGGTACCCCAAGACGCAAGGGGCTTTCCTCCGCGACGCGTTCGGCAAGCGATACGTCAGCATCGGTTTCAGTTTCTACAAGGGCGCCTTCAAAGCGTTCGGTACCGACGACAACATGATGCGAACCTACCGCGTCGGTGCCGCGCGGCCGGGATCCAACGAACACACCCTGGACCGGGCCCGCCCACGCGACTACATCCTCGACATACGCACCGCGCCCCGTTCCGTGCGCGACTGGCTGGATCAGCCGCGCGTCACCTACAGCATCGGCGCCGGATGGCCCGACCCCGTGGAGTACAAGATCGCCCTCGGTGAGGCGCACGACATCCTCATCCACCTCAACGAGGTCGAGGCCACTACGTACCTGGGCACCCCCTGA